A window from Lentimicrobium sp. L6 encodes these proteins:
- a CDS encoding SusC/RagA family TonB-linked outer membrane protein has product MMFKRVFIITLFLWSFLANAQVEVSGIVISDEDQKPVPFVNIIGLQSRLGGSSDMDGQFSISVSDSETHLIFSAIGFQQDTIILTASPMNISLHSMSLNLDEVVVTALGIKREKKSLGYAMTEVKGEDLVKSNDVSVINKLSGKVAGLKITSTNGGAGTSSRIILRGNNSITGDNQALIVVDGVPINNSTNSNSGAEWGGRDYGNGVSDINADDIESISVLKGASASALYGSQAMDGVILITTKKGKAGKKIGVSFSSNTSIDQAYILYDLQNTYGAGRNGKFEGAWDINANGTPVFNPSYDFSKGSWGPKMEGQTIVDWDGNEKSFSPQEDNYKNYFEPGVTTNNSIGIDGGFKNMTYRFSVANIATKDIIPGLTYNRTNVGLNISASILKKIKLNSYFNYVNSKVNDRPGLSDAHDNPNRNYIHMPRHISSSSLSDHYINPDGTENTWYQNWSWMTNPYWNKQYQKNEDVRNRYFGHISLQYDFNENLKLMVRAAPDVSKTKYSSIDAQKGLIYGLGRYSESNNDQYLINSDFLATYSNDWKETIMYSVNIGGNAMYYKAENESANTEGGLVEAYVYTLENSLNPIYYRNYLTEAAKNSLYAFAQINYKHFLYLDITARNDWSSTLPKNDNSFFYPSISLGFVFSELLNEDKINKDIFSFGKLRASYAGVGNDADPYQLETTYEIIDNEGYDDMAFIDRTVPNLGLLPELVNSLEAGLELKFFMNRLGLDATYYNTRSHNQITNMPVSAASGYYTAIVNSGIIENKGWEVQLNASPVKNNKFQWDLNFAYSKNNSQIIELAPNVERATLYEHWRLTVEARPDNPYGDIVGYGYKRDESGIVLIDKNGMVVRDETPKVLGNFTPDFGLSLSSTFRFQNWSLSFLIDSQIGGDMFSGTNMYGYGYSGNFEETLEGREAWYQSEAAREEAGVSSEDWTATGGYLVEGVYEPGTIINGEDMSGKTNSTYIDPYQYYQKVSMWQEEIHESFIYDASFVKLRELSISYSIPKDKLEKVWIKGLTAGVFANNVWLIYSEVPNVDPESMLTNGNGQGYELYSYPNKRSIGVSISVNF; this is encoded by the coding sequence ATGATGTTTAAAAGAGTATTCATTATCACCCTATTTCTTTGGAGCTTTCTGGCAAATGCTCAAGTAGAAGTATCTGGTATCGTCATTTCTGATGAGGATCAAAAACCAGTACCATTTGTGAATATTATTGGTCTGCAATCTCGATTAGGAGGCAGTTCTGATATGGATGGTCAATTCTCTATAAGCGTAAGTGATTCAGAAACCCATCTTATATTTTCTGCCATAGGTTTTCAGCAAGATACCATAATCCTTACTGCTAGTCCAATGAATATTAGTCTTCATTCCATGTCCTTGAATTTAGATGAAGTGGTAGTTACAGCACTAGGTATTAAAAGAGAAAAGAAATCCTTGGGCTATGCCATGACAGAAGTAAAAGGAGAAGATTTGGTAAAATCCAATGATGTGAGTGTGATTAATAAGTTAAGTGGAAAAGTAGCTGGGCTTAAAATTACATCAACAAATGGTGGAGCAGGAACTTCAAGTCGTATTATACTTCGTGGAAATAATTCTATTACTGGTGATAATCAAGCATTAATTGTAGTGGACGGTGTACCTATTAATAATAGTACCAATAGTAATTCAGGAGCAGAATGGGGAGGTCGAGATTATGGAAACGGAGTTTCAGATATTAATGCCGATGATATTGAAAGCATTTCTGTATTAAAAGGAGCTAGTGCTTCAGCACTCTATGGTTCACAAGCCATGGATGGTGTGATTTTGATTACCACTAAAAAAGGAAAAGCAGGCAAAAAAATAGGAGTGAGCTTTAGTAGTAACACTTCAATAGACCAAGCTTATATTCTTTACGATTTGCAAAACACTTACGGTGCTGGTAGAAATGGGAAATTCGAAGGTGCTTGGGATATTAATGCCAATGGTACTCCTGTATTTAATCCAAGCTACGATTTTAGCAAAGGTAGCTGGGGACCCAAAATGGAAGGTCAAACCATTGTAGATTGGGATGGTAATGAAAAATCTTTCTCGCCCCAAGAGGATAATTACAAAAATTATTTTGAACCCGGTGTGACTACTAATAATTCAATTGGGATTGATGGTGGATTTAAAAATATGACTTATCGTTTTTCTGTAGCAAATATCGCCACAAAAGATATTATTCCTGGTTTAACTTATAATAGAACCAATGTGGGACTGAATATTTCAGCTAGCATCCTCAAGAAAATCAAATTGAATAGTTATTTCAATTATGTAAACAGTAAAGTGAATGATAGGCCAGGTTTATCAGATGCCCACGACAATCCAAATAGGAACTATATTCATATGCCTCGACATATTAGTTCTTCATCTTTGAGTGATCATTATATTAATCCGGATGGTACTGAAAATACTTGGTATCAAAATTGGTCTTGGATGACCAACCCATATTGGAATAAGCAATATCAGAAAAATGAAGATGTTAGAAATCGTTATTTTGGTCATATTTCATTGCAATATGATTTTAATGAAAACTTAAAACTGATGGTCCGTGCAGCACCTGATGTTTCCAAAACGAAATATTCTTCTATTGATGCACAAAAAGGTTTAATATATGGTTTGGGAAGATATAGTGAATCTAATAATGACCAATATTTAATCAATAGCGACTTCTTAGCCACTTATTCCAACGATTGGAAAGAAACCATTATGTATTCAGTGAATATTGGTGGTAACGCTATGTATTATAAAGCTGAAAATGAATCAGCAAATACCGAAGGTGGTTTGGTCGAAGCTTATGTTTATACTTTAGAAAATAGTTTGAACCCTATTTATTATAGAAATTACCTCACCGAGGCAGCAAAAAACTCCCTTTATGCTTTTGCTCAAATAAACTATAAACACTTTTTGTATTTAGATATTACAGCTCGTAATGATTGGTCTTCTACCTTACCAAAGAACGACAATTCATTCTTTTACCCATCTATAAGTCTTGGTTTTGTATTCTCTGAATTATTGAATGAAGACAAAATCAATAAGGATATTTTTAGCTTCGGTAAGCTAAGAGCAAGTTATGCTGGTGTAGGAAATGATGCAGATCCTTATCAATTGGAAACTACCTATGAAATTATTGACAATGAAGGATATGACGATATGGCTTTTATTGACCGTACTGTTCCTAATCTTGGTCTTTTGCCTGAGCTTGTAAACTCTTTAGAAGCAGGTTTAGAACTGAAATTCTTCATGAACAGATTGGGTTTAGATGCTACTTACTATAATACTCGTTCCCACAACCAAATCACTAACATGCCAGTATCGGCTGCTTCTGGTTACTATACTGCAATTGTAAATTCAGGAATTATTGAAAACAAAGGCTGGGAAGTTCAATTAAATGCCTCCCCAGTTAAAAATAATAAGTTTCAGTGGGATTTGAATTTTGCTTACTCAAAAAATAATTCACAAATCATTGAATTAGCTCCAAATGTGGAAAGAGCTACCTTATATGAGCATTGGAGATTAACAGTTGAAGCCAGGCCCGATAACCCTTATGGAGATATTGTTGGCTATGGTTACAAAAGAGATGAAAGCGGTATTGTTTTAATAGATAAGAATGGTATGGTAGTTAGAGATGAAACACCTAAGGTATTGGGGAATTTTACTCCTGACTTTGGGCTTTCTTTAAGCAGTACTTTTCGTTTTCAAAATTGGAGTTTATCTTTCTTAATTGATAGCCAGATTGGTGGTGATATGTTCTCAGGTACCAACATGTATGGATATGGTTACTCAGGAAACTTTGAGGAGACTTTAGAGGGGAGAGAGGCTTGGTATCAATCGGAGGCTGCTAGAGAAGAAGCTGGAGTTTCTTCTGAAGATTGGACAGCAACAGGAGGATATTTAGTAGAAGGAGTTTACGAGCCAGGAACCATTATCAATGGAGAAGATATGAGTGGTAAAACTAATTCTACCTATATCGATCCCTATCAATATTATCAAAAAGTAAGCATGTGGCAAGAGGAAATCCATGAGTCATTTATTTATGATGCCAGCTTTGTGAAACTTAGAGAGCTGAGCATTAGCTATTCTATTCCAAAGGATAAACTAGAGAAAGTTTGGATAAAGGGATTAACCGCTGGCGTTTTTGCTAATAATGTTTGGTTGATTTATAGCGAAGTGCCAAATGTGGATCCAGAATCCATGTTAACCAATGGAAATGGACAAGGATATGAATTATACTCTTATCCAAATAAAAGAAGTATTGGTGTATCCATCTCAGTAAATTTTTAA
- a CDS encoding LacI family DNA-binding transcriptional regulator, with protein MHNSLKRFSFVKVKKKKITLSVIAEELKVSKTLVSLVLNGKGDASAINKATQEKVISKARELNYKPNQVARGLRMGTTKTIGLLVADISNPFYARITRTIEHYAEEEGYSLIVCSSDEEQEREKRLVRMLLDRQVDGIIMTTTLSQEDELDSLFPNQYPLVLLDRYLDDSNKNFVGVDNISASKEAINHFINNGHQNIGFLTLTPSYISTLRDRRAGYIEALKENHIGINEDYIIEIDYNLIKAKEYAQIKDFVNRNREITAIFTTNNHLAVACLEAIKELDLKIPEDISIITFDDVELFQYTSPALSTIAQPLADIGHQAVSILMNEIKDSSVSQRTEILQTKLIIRES; from the coding sequence TTGCATAATTCACTAAAACGATTTAGTTTTGTCAAGGTGAAAAAGAAAAAAATAACATTATCTGTGATTGCTGAGGAACTAAAGGTTTCTAAAACTCTGGTATCCTTGGTTTTGAATGGTAAAGGAGATGCCTCTGCTATCAATAAAGCCACCCAAGAGAAGGTAATTAGCAAAGCACGAGAATTGAATTATAAACCCAATCAAGTGGCTCGTGGGCTTCGGATGGGAACAACAAAAACCATAGGACTTCTTGTTGCGGACATTTCAAATCCATTTTATGCACGAATTACTCGCACCATTGAGCATTATGCCGAAGAGGAAGGTTATAGTCTAATTGTTTGTAGTTCCGATGAAGAACAAGAACGCGAGAAGAGGTTAGTAAGGATGTTGTTAGACAGACAGGTCGATGGTATCATCATGACCACTACATTAAGTCAAGAAGATGAATTAGATTCTCTTTTTCCGAATCAATATCCTTTAGTTTTATTGGATAGATATTTAGATGATTCCAATAAGAATTTTGTAGGTGTTGATAATATATCTGCTAGCAAAGAGGCCATCAATCATTTTATTAATAATGGCCATCAAAACATTGGATTCCTCACTCTTACACCTAGTTATATTAGTACGCTTCGCGATAGAAGAGCTGGTTATATTGAGGCATTAAAAGAAAATCATATTGGAATTAATGAAGATTATATCATTGAAATAGATTATAATTTAATCAAAGCCAAAGAATATGCTCAGATTAAAGACTTCGTTAACAGGAATAGAGAAATTACGGCTATTTTTACTACCAATAACCATTTAGCCGTTGCTTGTCTAGAGGCCATTAAAGAATTGGATTTGAAAATTCCAGAGGATATTTCGATAATAACTTTTGATGATGTTGAATTGTTTCAATATACTTCACCAGCTTTATCGACCATAGCACAACCATTGGCTGATATTGGTCATCAAGCTGTTTCCATATTGATGAATGAAATTAAAGACTCCTCTGTAAGCCAAAGGACAGAAATATTACAAACCAAATTAATCATACGAGAATCTTAA
- a CDS encoding DUF3108 domain-containing protein — MKQILIFIFCLLLNPIFSQITLLEEYPYAEGEIGTYIAIYELGFLEIQGGEVKFEVLASKNNKEDIFHFKSYGNSLPKYDWIYKIRDTFQSNVLKENFQPIYYKRNTSEGSYSVFNETYFQAEEGKIIMELSNTEQESREKTMDWQADVFDLQTACYYARLLNFENAMMGEGYEFKIIIDGQLYTIPIRYEGKEFIELNEQLSFNCYRISTKVIEGTIFKSNQTIKIWVSDDGRNIPVKVEAPIKVGQVKAELIDYIEGK, encoded by the coding sequence ATGAAGCAAATCCTGATTTTTATTTTCTGTCTTCTTTTAAATCCTATTTTCTCACAGATAACTTTGTTAGAAGAATATCCTTATGCTGAGGGTGAAATAGGAACTTATATAGCTATTTATGAGTTAGGCTTTCTAGAGATACAAGGTGGAGAAGTAAAATTTGAAGTATTAGCTTCAAAAAATAATAAAGAAGATATTTTCCATTTTAAAAGCTATGGTAATAGTCTCCCCAAATACGATTGGATTTATAAAATTAGAGATACTTTCCAAAGTAACGTTCTGAAAGAAAACTTTCAGCCTATCTATTATAAAAGAAATACCAGTGAAGGTTCTTATTCTGTATTTAATGAAACCTATTTCCAAGCTGAGGAGGGTAAAATCATAATGGAATTGAGTAATACCGAGCAAGAGTCTAGAGAAAAAACAATGGACTGGCAAGCGGATGTCTTCGATTTGCAAACGGCTTGCTATTATGCTCGTCTACTCAATTTCGAAAATGCCATGATGGGTGAAGGCTATGAGTTTAAAATAATTATTGATGGCCAACTGTATACCATCCCCATTAGATATGAAGGCAAAGAGTTTATTGAGTTGAATGAGCAATTGAGTTTTAATTGTTATAGAATCAGTACAAAAGTGATTGAGGGAACCATCTTCAAAAGCAATCAAACCATTAAAATTTGGGTAAGCGATGATGGTAGGAATATTCCCGTTAAGGTTGAAGCCCCAATAAAGGTTGGACAAGTAAAAGCTGAGTTAATAGATTATATTGAAGGCAAATAA
- a CDS encoding AMP-binding protein has product MKESLLHIANTADYNVMPDTSKNILENFITEFSKNPNEYFAWDANSGTSTRKEFFLKAAVVSQLLKARIKGKYVGILLPALQSTTLLTIASYMAGKVPVMLNWTVGHKVLSYCAQLTELEVIVTATAFNDKIKDQLPADITSKLMLLDKEVSNISLGMKLKGALMAKLPKLMINTKIDKIAVVLFTSGSETLPKAVQLSHENVITDLWGALQLFDIRVNGIFLSFLPPFHSFGFTVLSVLPLITGVKAAYTPNPTNIKEVIEVLKHTHANNIMVTPTLLKMIMSRSSKEDLASVELVISGAESLHKDVKANFERLTEGKSLIIEGYGVTECGPIVCLNPKDAQKLNSVGKFIVGLDAHIMDLETEQPIEVGKEGMIVVNGPSIFGGYMDSKIESPFVEIEGKKYYKTGDLGHIDEDGFVFITGRLKRFIKIGGEMISMPFIEKILEEEYGEEGAHVIAVEGCDRAKDPVVTLFSVKDLKLTEVNKYLRSRGVASIARIRNIEKVEEIPMLGSGKTNYRELKETVRAMLPPE; this is encoded by the coding sequence ATGAAGGAATCATTACTCCACATTGCTAATACGGCTGATTATAATGTCATGCCTGATACTTCCAAAAACATTCTCGAGAACTTTATTACTGAATTCAGTAAAAACCCAAATGAATATTTCGCTTGGGATGCTAATTCAGGAACTAGTACTAGAAAAGAATTCTTTTTAAAAGCTGCTGTGGTATCCCAATTACTCAAAGCGAGGATTAAAGGAAAGTACGTGGGGATTCTTTTACCTGCTCTTCAGTCTACTACATTACTTACCATAGCCTCATATATGGCAGGAAAAGTCCCAGTAATGTTGAATTGGACCGTTGGACACAAAGTATTAAGTTATTGTGCTCAGCTTACGGAATTAGAAGTTATTGTTACAGCAACTGCCTTTAATGATAAAATTAAAGATCAACTTCCAGCAGACATCACCAGTAAATTAATGTTGTTGGATAAAGAAGTAAGTAATATCAGTTTGGGAATGAAATTAAAAGGGGCTTTAATGGCCAAACTTCCAAAGCTGATGATCAATACGAAAATTGATAAAATTGCGGTTGTATTATTTACTTCTGGTAGTGAGACTTTGCCTAAAGCAGTTCAACTTTCCCATGAGAATGTGATAACTGATTTATGGGGAGCCCTACAATTATTCGATATTAGAGTAAATGGTATTTTCTTGAGCTTCCTCCCTCCTTTTCATAGCTTTGGATTTACGGTATTATCAGTACTTCCATTGATAACAGGAGTAAAAGCAGCCTATACCCCAAACCCGACCAATATTAAAGAAGTAATTGAGGTTTTAAAACATACTCATGCCAATAATATTATGGTGACTCCTACGCTGTTAAAGATGATCATGTCACGTTCTTCAAAAGAAGACTTAGCATCTGTAGAACTGGTCATTTCTGGTGCCGAAAGTTTACATAAAGATGTAAAAGCCAATTTCGAAAGACTCACCGAAGGTAAATCATTGATTATAGAAGGTTATGGAGTTACGGAATGTGGCCCTATAGTATGTTTAAACCCTAAAGACGCACAGAAGCTCAATAGCGTTGGGAAATTCATTGTGGGGTTAGATGCCCATATTATGGATTTAGAGACAGAACAACCAATAGAAGTTGGAAAAGAAGGAATGATAGTAGTCAATGGCCCAAGTATTTTTGGCGGATATATGGATAGTAAAATTGAAAGTCCATTTGTGGAAATTGAGGGTAAGAAATACTATAAAACTGGTGATTTAGGACATATTGATGAGGATGGATTTGTATTTATTACCGGACGATTGAAACGATTTATCAAAATTGGTGGTGAGATGATCAGCATGCCATTTATTGAGAAAATTTTAGAGGAGGAATATGGAGAAGAAGGCGCTCATGTTATTGCTGTAGAAGGATGCGACAGAGCAAAAGACCCTGTGGTCACTTTATTTTCAGTGAAAGATCTAAAGTTAACTGAGGTAAACAAGTATTTGAGAAGTCGTGGTGTTGCTTCTATAGCTCGCATTAGAAATATAGAAAAGGTGGAAGAAATTCCTATGCTAGGAAGTGGAAAAACCAATTACCGTGAATTAAAAGAAACAGTGCGCGCTATGCTTCCTCCCGAATAA